CTTAGAAACAGCCAAAGGAGTAACTTCCACAACCACCAATTAACAGAGGGTTCATAAACCAGAAACAATTACAAGATTAGAACAAAATCCTTTACCTTCCTGGCTTCAAACACCCAGTGACTTCTGCCATCATCATCCACCTGGTTCCACCAGCGAAGGCCAACCATGAGCCTCCCTGTGACGTTCTGAAAGAGAACCCATGGACTGTGTCACTTCGTGGGACAGGCACaaataaactactttttttGAGACATGAATATCACTGtcaattatttttatacagcaaggcaaagaaaacaaaaagcacgAGAGGAACTCACCTTTACTGCCCAGAAGTCACAGGACAGGAGGAGGATGATGGTCACCATGCAGGCAATGAAGCTGCTGGTTAAGAGTTCACAGAGCAGATAAACAACTATGGCACTGACTCGGAAGAATAAGTGGAAAAATGACGCCACTGGGTGCCTGGAATGAAGGACAGGACAgtcacagctcctgcaggcaaGTGACATTGCCAAGGGACCTCCCAGCAACCCGCAGGACAAGGACCAGCACTGTAACATGAACCCAGTGTTCTGAAAATATGGGAAACAACTGCCTGGAAGCTGACACAAGGAAGAGACATCCCACATGCAGAGACAGCCCATGCGCAGGCAGGAtctggggtgggaggggacaGGCAGCTTTACCTGGTATTCAGTTTAGGGCAATTTTGGCGTAAATTTAAAAAGGTTCTGACAGAGAAAACTCTCCCGAAGGAACACAGCAGATTTGCCTTTCTTTGTGAtttcagagaatcccagaatgggctgggagggaccttaaagctcccCTGGAcccaaccccctgccagggcagggacccctcccagcagcccaggctgctctgcagttcctctgcagctgccaggttggaaaggagcaggggcagagccgAGGTCACCACGGCACGAGGGGATGGACACGGCTGCCTGCGGGATTTGGGCACaacagggaaggagcagctggactGAGCAGGCCAGGACATGGAgagagcagggcacagagcacaCCTGGGAAtggaggctggggaggagatCATGGACCAGCCCAGAACCAGCTCCTGACACAGCAAGAGCCCCCCTTACACAGAGTTGTATCCCTGTAGTTCCCTTACACCCAGGAATTAAACACAGGTTAAGTGTAAGGGCGCTCAGAAGCAGGAAGGGACAGTTCTACAAATTCCAACAGGGCTTCTGGCAGTGGAGCTCTCAGTTACCCAGAAATTACTCTCCATTACTTCCAAATAAACGAAGAAGGGCTCGGCCATTACATGCTTTGATACAACGTGACAATCCTTCCGTCcctcctcctggctctgcctggagctCACCCAGGAACTCCCTCTGTCACCACTGACCTTATTTTTGACTTTTTGGATCTCCTGGATACATCATCATCTGCGTCAAAGAGAGACACATCTTCAATGTCATCACTGCTGTCCTGAAGTGGGGAAGCAGAGGCAAAGGCttacaggaggaaaatgaaaccATTTACAACTTCAGCCTGGGACAGTGCTGATTACCCAGAAAATCACAGAGGCAGCTCAGGATCAGAATTCATTTGGGAAGAATGCGAAGATGTAACCACATACAAGCCCACACTGTGATCTGAGAAATGATCAGCAGGCCTCGGTTTTGGTGAGCTGCacctgggctgagcccccctGAGCTGAGCAGAAACACCGTCTGCTGCCCGGCGTGTAAGGCTTTAACAAACGGCCTGGGACATTTGTTCTTCTTGCCTCAATAACAACCCATGTGGGACGATGTTTTTGTTCCTGAGCCTTCCAAGAGAGCCGCTGCCCAGGACTGTGGCCAGGACGGAAAGCTGCTCTGAGAAGAGCCCCTCTCCTGTGACCGCCCGGATAACCTGCGGTGCCAGGGAGCCCCCGGAGCGCAGCGTGTGTGTCAAACACCGCCGGGCAGCGGCTGCGGGGCCGAGCGGGGGCTGGTGGTGCGGGTGGGCCTGCGGCGGCAGAAGCGCCTCTGTGCCCCGCAGTTCGCCCGGGCCCACGGCCAGGCTCCCGCTCCGGTCCCGCTCCCGGTCCCAGTCCCGGTCCTATAATCCACACCTAgggccccgctccggcccctGTCCCGATCCCGGTCCTATAACCCATGCCGCAACCCCTGATCCCAGTCCCAACGCGAAtgccgctcccggtgccggtgccggtgccgtGTCCAAGGCCCCGGCCCCGTACCATGGTCAGAGCCGCCACTTCCGCCCCGCCGCGCGCGTCACGGCCGCGGACCAATCGCGGCGCGCCCCGCTCCGTGATCCCGCCCACAGCCCGGTGCGTCACGGCCGCGGACCAATCGCAGCACGCCCCGCCCCGCGACCCGTCTCGGCCGCACCGCCCCCCGCGCGTGCGCGCTGGCGGGCCCTGGGCGCGAGACGTGGCCGGGGCCGTTCCCGTTCCCGCCCAAGCGCCGTGAGGGGAGCGGGGCCCCGAACCGGCACCGCCCGCTCCCAGCCCGGACCGCTTCCAGCCCGGACCGCCCCCGGTGGAATCCCGCCAGCCGCTTCACAGGTCATCACAGGCTGTTGCTGAGAAATACAGTACCACGTAAAAACTCAGTTTAGTTTTTAATAAAGAGAGGTATTTATAGAAGAGGTTATTGCAGCTCTTTAGTAGTGTCTTGCTCCTTTCTGTTCACTGTGTGAAGCATCCAGCCTTTCTGCTGGAATAGCGACACTTCAGCTATAAACAGCACTTGGATGAAGCACGTTCTGTTCGGAGGCACCTGTTGAGCTGTGCAGGCAGAACTGCTGTGACACCAGTGTTGTAAACGAGGCTGAGacttctgaaaggaaaagccaaCTCGTTTATTTATTACCTGCTGAGAGCGGGAACCCAGGATAAGCCCAGGCTCCGCGCGACAAGCCAGAATAAAACAATCCACCACCAAGACAGTGAGACCCACTGGGCGCTCCCTTGGAGCCCAAGGTCCGCAGGAGGACGCGGTGCAGAGCACCTGGTGGCTTTTAGAGTCTCTGGTGCCACCGGACTGGTGCATTTCTCAATCCTCGTGCTGATCGGTGCCTTCCCTGTTGGCTGGTCGGTCTGTACCTCCGTGCATTCCTCACCAGTCATTTCCAAACAAGTCCGCTTCATTGCTTGGCTCGTTCTCCAATCCCAGTCCAGGGCATCCCTTGTACCCTACGAAGCAATGGACTAGAAAGTTCCTTGTGTTAAACCCATTGGGTCCTTGTTATATCCCCATGCAGGGTTACATCCCAGCATTACACCCGTACAGTCTCACAGCTTCCCTTCAATTAACATGTCCATCTATTCCACCCTCAGCTCCCCTCTTTTATATCTCATTTAAACAGTAATAACCAACACCCTGAAACCAATTCATTTATTACACCAACACGGTAGCATCACAACAGGTGAATATCTACACTTTGGGGAGGGCAAGGACAACCTGAGTGACACCTGCTTGCACCAAAACTACCAAAACTCTCGTGCCAGCCCTCACCTGGCTCTGTGTGCTCGTGGGTGCATTGCATTCTGCATGACCCAGTTTGTTGCAGGTTGTGTCACATGCCTCAGTCCAGGTGCACAGAATGGGTCAGTTTAGTTCAAAGGTGAATAATTAAAGCACtaaaactgacagagagtagaCTGGATActaggaaggaattcctccctgtgagggtgccaggccctggcacagggtgcccagagcagctgtggctgcccctggatccctggcagtgcccaaggccaggctggacattggggcttggagcagcctgggacagtgggaggtgtccctgcccatggcaggggtggcactggatgggctttgaggtcccttccaacccaaaccagtctgggattctgtgattctatgagaAACAGCCTCCCCTCAGATACATCTGT
The genomic region above belongs to Corvus cornix cornix isolate S_Up_H32 chromosome 18, ASM73873v5, whole genome shotgun sequence and contains:
- the LOC104695661 gene encoding Golgi apparatus membrane protein TVP23 homolog B-like isoform X1, which produces MDSSDDIEDVSLFDADDDVSRRSKKSKIRHPVASFFHLFFRVSAIVVYLLCELLTSSFIACMVTIILLLSCDFWAVKNVTGRLMVGLRWWNQVDDDGRSHWVFEARKVSAQGGKTSSEAESRIFWLGLITCPMIWVIFAFSALFSFKVKWLAVVVMGVVLQGANLYGYIRCKVGSRKNLTSMATNYLGKQFLRQTMATEDQAAS